A single Lactuca sativa cultivar Salinas chromosome 8, Lsat_Salinas_v11, whole genome shotgun sequence DNA region contains:
- the LOC111917100 gene encoding heavy metal-associated isoprenylated plant protein 8 has translation MGGKNKQRGNVNGNWNIEEKNLEETNNDGADENSNESKAKNNNNNNNKQGNVVIVLAVYLHCQGCVETVMKSLRGFDGVEEIEPNTMDHRVIVKGKNADPIRVAERLRQKSGKHVDLISPVPKKQQEKKQHEKKPEAPKVVETVLKMHLHCEGCAKEVKHCLHKMQGVQTVSIDMKASHSHVIVKGSFDPKDLVTYISKRAGRHAEIVNVKKNQNKNKNDGGGGGDQQQKGENDQNWNGKKEKGNDHNNNNNKKNTTGFAYPQVPPELVYAQDLFSDENPNACSIM, from the exons ATGGGAGGAAAG AACAAGCAACGGGGGAACGTGAATGGGAATTGGAACATCGAAGAAAAGAATCTCGAGGAAACTAACAACGATGGCGCTGATGAAAACTCAAACGAATCAAAagccaaaaataataataacaacaacaacaagcaaGGTAACGTAGTGATAGTGTTGGCAGTTTACCTTCATTGTCAAGGTTGTGTTGAAACGGTCATGAAATCGCTGAGGGGATTCGATG GTGTTGAAGAAATAGAACCAAACACAATGGATCATCGTGTGATCGTGAAAGGCAAAAACGCCGACCCTATCAGAGTCGCAGAGCGTCTCAGGCAAAAATCTGGAAAGCATGTTGACCTTATTTCTCCTGTacccaagaaacaacaagaaaAGAAGCAACACGAGAAGAAGCCAGAG GCACCGAAGGTGGTGGAGACAGTGTTGAAGATGCACTTACACTGTGAGGGTTGCGCCAAAGAAGTTAAGCATTGCCTCCACAAGATGCAAG GAGTACAAACTGTGAGCATTGATATGAAGGCATCCCATTCGCATGTAATAGTGAAAGGTAGTTTTGATCCAAAAGATCTAGTGACGTACATTAGCAAGCGAGCAGGAAGGCATGCAGAGATAGTGAATGtaaaaaaaaaccaaaacaaGAATAAGAAtgatggaggaggaggaggtgatcAACAacaaaagggggagaatgatcaGAATTGGAATGGGAAGAAAGAAAAAGGAAatgatcataataataataataataagaagaacACTACTGGGTTTGCATACCCACAGGTTCCTCCAGAGCTTGTTTATGCGCAAGATCTATTTAgcgatgaaaaccctaatgcatgCTCCATCATGTAG